Genomic segment of Prochlorothrix hollandica PCC 9006 = CALU 1027:
TTTTAGAGACAACCTTGCTTTTTCTTCTGAAGCGAGCAAACCAATGGCGCTGGTCTGAGTTGTTCCGTTCAATGGCTAGAGTCTCGGTCTTGGTGGCCACATGATGGGCCTTCGAATGATTCCCCAGAGGGGCTTCAAAGCCTTTCCAATGGNNNNNNNNNNNNNNNNNNNNNNNNNNNNNNNNNNNNNNNNNNNNNNNNNNNNNNNNNNNNNNNNNNNNNNNNNNNNNNNNNNNNNNNNNNNNNNNNNNNNAGGCATGAGACTCTCCTTTACGCTAAACTCCGTAATCTATTTTAGCTCATCATTATCTGATTGAAACTCTCTGATACTTCAACTAAACCATGCATGAATTAGAGCGTCTGACCAGTGAAGCAACCCTCGGAGATCTTCCTCTCCAAGACCTTTGTATTAGTCACAAAACTCTGGGGCAAGCTGTTGCTGAACTGTTTGATCAAAACCAGGATTTGCCCGGAATCTTGGTGGAGGATGAAAGCGGCACCATCAGATTAATCTCCCGTCGGCGTTTCCATGAACGGATGAGTTCTCCCTATGGGCTGGATCTATTTTTGAAGCGCCCCATTTCGGCTTTCCTGGATATGTGTCACTACGATGACCAGATGATGGAGGTGTTGGTTTTATCCCATGGGGAGTCGATCGACATGGCTGTGCGCCAGGGACTTCAGCGCAATGCCCGCAATGTCTATGAGCCGATTATTGTCATTTTTGAAGATGAGACCCTACCGGAGTTTTCGGTTCGCTCCCTGTTGGATTTTCAGGTTTTGTTGTTAGCCCAGGCTCATCTCCTGGGAAAAGCCAATCAACGCATCCGGGAACAGCAGCAGGAAACAGAGCTGTACCTGAAAAAATACCACCAGCAACAGCGCAAAGTCCAAGCCTATAATCAGAAGCTCAAAGTACAGCAGGCCGTGATCCAAGAGCGTAACGATACCCTAGAACAACAACAAGCTGATCTGCTAGAGAAGTCGGAGCAAATTCAGGAATTAAATGCTCGGTTTTTGGAAGTGGGGGCCATGTTGTCTTCGGAGCACCGCAAGGTCTTTCAGGCAACCTTTGCGGGGGTCAATCGCATTTGCCGTAGTGCCGATCGGATTTTGGCTGCGGGATCGACCCTAGAGGAAGAGGTGCAAGTGTTGCACAGGATTTCTGACTCCATCGCCAAGGTCAGCCGCCAGGTGCATCATCTTTCCGTCAAGGCTTCGATCGCGGTCAACCAGTCCCAGACTATTCCTTCGGGATTTAGCACCATTAATGAGGAAATCAGTCATTTACTGTCAGGAACCTTTGAGGCCAGCCAACAACTGACCCAAGCCTCGGATCGCTTTACCCAGCAAATCCAAGATCTGAGCCAAGCTGCCCAATCGGGAATGAATACCGCCCACTCCTTAATCTCAGACATGGGAGAGGCACAAGCTGCCATTAATGAGCTGGACATCTTGGTTAAACAGCCCTATCGCCAGGTTTTGGGCACTGCCGCCGCCGATGCAACCCCTGGGCCGGAGCCAACCCCTGGGCTACCTTCCCCTAGGCAGGTTTCACGTCCCCTTGCCACCGAGGAGTTCGCGATCGAGCCTACCCTTCAAGCTGCTGTAAAAAGTGCCCACGCAAGCTGTGCTGTCAGTTAACCTAGGGGCACCTCGATTAATGGGGTTGGGCGGCTTCGCCGCCCGCCACAACCCCTATTCTTGCGTTGGTACAGGGGCGAGGATTTGGATTTTTCGAGGTGCCCCTACACCAGTCCTAAATGGGTCATGTGGTGTGCCCCCTCCGGGGGCACACCACACCAAGGGTTTCAGCCTTCGAGATCCTTACAACTGATTTAGGGTTGCTGTAGGTGCCTAAGGTTATGGATAGGTTATGTTTTAGTTAAGACATTCTTCCCTGGTTCTAACAAATCTTAAATACCCCTTTATTTCAAGGCCAAATCCTGGGGTGGATCCTAAGATAATCGCCAGTTCAATGGTACAGTTTAGGATATACAGCAAATTCAAAATCGATCGTGTGGTGTACGCCCTCCCGATGCACACCACCCAAAGGGTTTCAGCGATCGAGATCCTTACAATTGATTTAGGGCACCTCGATTAATTGGGTTGGGCGGCGAAGCCGTCCGCCATACCCCCTATTCTTGCGTTGGTACAGGGGCGAGAATGTGGATTTTTCGAGGTGCCCACCAAGGGTATTCTGATTGATCCCCAAGGCTTAGCACACAGGGTAAGCGCGTCTGGAACGCCCTTGTCAGGGAGAGTCTAGGATGCTGGGGTCTGGGAGAAAGCTTGAGTGATCAAGGAGGTCATATAGGAATCATCCATAGCTGCTCGCTTACTTTTCTGTCGCAAGCTCCCCTTCACAGTGGTGTCACTGCGCAGAATATTGAGGGCATAGCGTCGAATGAGAGCGAGATTACGAGTCGCATGGAGGGAGCGAACGCGACAATCATCTTCGCNNNNNNNNNNNNNNNNNNNNNNNNNNNNNNNNNNNNNNNNNNNNNNNNNNNNNNNNNNNNNNNNNNNNNNNNNNNNNNNNNNNNNNNNNNNNNNNNNNNNTAACCACTCTCTCTTACACTGACCATACAACTGCATATCTTCCCATCCTTTCCCTCCCGCAATGATGGTCAGGACTGCGATCCCAATCACGCTCAAGAGCGGGTGCTTACACCGGTAGGGACGACGACGGGGATCCGGTAACCTCTCAAATCCACTTTCCAAGCTCTCTTTGAGACGGTGAGGACTGAGCTGTTCTAACTCGCTCTCGAAGGACACTGAACTGACTTTGCTGGACATTGGGCTTCTCAAACACTACAACGGCGGTTGTCCCCTAGGAGGCACTGGAGTCTCTCAGGGGACACCCCAGTCTCTCTCCCTCTGAACCCTGATGGCTGTATCCCTTGTGTCAAAAACATTCTAGACGCGCTTACCCTGGCTTAGCACAGGGTACCCTTGCTCAATTCATCAGGCTGTATGCCAGAGGCCAATGGTTGCATAATGATGGCTGAAGTATCCGTTTTCCAAAGTCTCAGACAACCGAAACTAACCGGGCAGATCCTCTATCGGTGTCATGAAAATGAGTCCAAGGACTGGACGTTTCATTTTTATATGGGGCAGTTGATCTATGTCCATGGTGGTCCCCATACCATGCGCCGTTGGCTGCGTCATGTCTCCGCCTGCTGCCCCCAGCTTCTGAACCTCAATGCCGAAATTGCCGTGGCGTTTCAAAGTTTGGATCTACCGACCTGTGCCATCCACTGGCAGTATCAAGTTTTCGGTCACTGGATTAGCCGGGGCAAGGTGACCCGTGAGCAGGTGCGCCAGGTTATTGTGGGCCTGGTGCAAGAAGTTTTGTTTGATCTCCTCCAGGCCGATGCTGAGGAGGTTCGTTTCCAGGCCAGTTCCAGTTTGCCGGCTCGGTTAGTGTCCCTCAATATTGAGAACTATGCGACCAAGGCCGATCGTGAATGGCAGACCTGGCAAGCTGCCCACCTGCGTCAAATTTCCCCCAACCTTGCCCCTGTGATCCGACAACCTGAGGCGCTTCAACAAGCAGCGGGCAACGTTTATCGCGTTTTGAGCAAGCTCTTGGATGGGCAGCGAACCCTGCGGGACCTGTCCCTGGGGATGAAGCGAGATCTATTGTCCGTGACTCGATCGTTGATGCCCTACGTGGAGTTGCAATACCTGGAACTCCAAGCCGTTGCCGATATTGCAGAACCGTCCCAGGGTCGGATGCGGCGACCCCCTGGGGAGGCTAATCTGACCCCAAACCCAACCCAGCCATCTCTCCAACAACCTCTCATTGCCTGTATTGATGACAGTCCCATCATTTGCCAGGGAATGGAGCGGATTGTAACCCGTGCCAACTATCGCTTTGTG
This window contains:
- a CDS encoding IS1 family transposase, with protein sequence HWKGFEAPLGNHSKAHHVATKTETLAIERNNSDQRHWFARFRRKSKVVSKSEEMVELTMALFAKFHVNGSIDLLRNWRLSLLT
- a CDS encoding CBS domain-containing protein, which produces MHELERLTSEATLGDLPLQDLCISHKTLGQAVAELFDQNQDLPGILVEDESGTIRLISRRRFHERMSSPYGLDLFLKRPISAFLDMCHYDDQMMEVLVLSHGESIDMAVRQGLQRNARNVYEPIIVIFEDETLPEFSVRSLLDFQVLLLAQAHLLGKANQRIREQQQETELYLKKYHQQQRKVQAYNQKLKVQQAVIQERNDTLEQQQADLLEKSEQIQELNARFLEVGAMLSSEHRKVFQATFAGVNRICRSADRILAAGSTLEEEVQVLHRISDSIAKVSRQVHHLSVKASIAVNQSQTIPSGFSTINEEISHLLSGTFEASQQLTQASDRFTQQIQDLSQAAQSGMNTAHSLISDMGEAQAAINELDILVKQPYRQVLGTAAADATPGPEPTPGLPSPRQVSRPLATEEFAIEPTLQAAVKSAHASCAVS
- a CDS encoding transposase family protein; this translates as MSSKVSSVSFESELEQLSPHRLKESLESGFERLPDPRRRPYRCKHPLLSVIGIAVLTIIAGGKGWEDMQLYGQCKREWL
- a CDS encoding response regulator gives rise to the protein MAEVSVFQSLRQPKLTGQILYRCHENESKDWTFHFYMGQLIYVHGGPHTMRRWLRHVSACCPQLLNLNAEIAVAFQSLDLPTCAIHWQYQVFGHWISRGKVTREQVRQVIVGLVQEVLFDLLQADAEEVRFQASSSLPARLVSLNIENYATKADREWQTWQAAHLRQISPNLAPVIRQPEALQQAAGNVYRVLSKLLDGQRTLRDLSLGMKRDLLSVTRSLMPYVELQYLELQAVADIAEPSQGRMRRPPGEANLTPNPTQPSLQQPLIACIDDSPIICQGMERIVTRANYRFVGISDLLRAIAQLLAQKPDLVFLDLVMPNANGYEICGQLRKLTLFKDTPIVILTGQDGILDRVRAKFVGATDFITKPVTAITVLETITRHLVTTPSPPDSSS